GTGGCCTGCGGTTTCCACGCCGGCGATCCCTCCGTCATCCGAAAGACCTGCCGCGAGGCCGTCGCCGCCGGCGTCATGATCGGCGCCCACGTCGGCTACCGCGACCTGGCCGGCTTCGGCCGCCGCTTCCTGGACATCGATCCGGGCGAACTGGCCGACGACGTCGTCTACCAGATTGGTGCCCTGCAGGCCCTGGCAGCCGCGGAAGGCGGCAGGGTCAGCTACGTCAAGCCGCACGGCGGCCTGTACAACGCGATCGTCGCGCACACCGCGCAGGCGCGGGCCGTCGTCGACGCCGTGAAATCCGTCGATCCGAACCTCGCCATCCTGGGCCTTCCGGGCTCGGAAGTGCTCCGCCTGGCCGAGGCGGCCGGGCTGCGTGCGGTCACCGAAGCCTTCGCGGACCGCGCCTACAACCCGGACGGCACCCTTGTGTCCCGCACGCTCCCGGGAGCCGTGCTGCACGACCACGCCGAAGTAACCGAGCACGTGCTCCGGATGGCCGCCGACTCCGCGGTCCGCACCATCGACGGCTCCATCCTGAAGATCCGGGCCGAGAGCATCTGCGTCCACGGCGACTCCCCTGGAGCCGTCGCCATGGCCGCCGCGGTCCGCGAAGCGCTCAACGCCGCCGGCATCGGCACCGCCCCCTTCATCTAGGCAAACTCAACCAACCAGCCCAGGCACCACCCGCAACTGGAGGAACATCATGTCCACACCGAACCAGGCCTCTCCGGCCGGCAGCAAAAAGAAGCTGCCGCCCGGCGCCCTCAAGGCCTACATCGCGAGCCTCACCGGCACCTCGCTGGAGTACTACGACTTCGCGATCTACTCCGTGGCTTCGGCGCTGATCTTCCCCAAGATCTTCTTCCCGGTCGGTGACGAGCTGGTGGGCCTGCTGCTGTCCTTCTCCACCTTCGCCGTCGGCTACCTGGCCCGCCCCATCGGCGGGGTGATCTTCGGGCGCCTTGGCGACAAGATCGGCCGCAAACACGTCCTGGTGGTCACCCTGATGCTGATCGGCGTCGCCACCGTCCTCATCGGAGTTCTGCCCGACTACTCGGCGATCGGCGTCGCCGCACCGGCCATCCTGGTGCTGCTGCGCCTGGCGCAGGGCATCGGTGTCGGCGGCGAATGGGGCGGCGCGGTTTTGCTCTCCAGCGAATTCGGCGACGCCCGCAAACGCGGCTTCTGGTCCTCGGCCGCCCAGATCGGCCCGCCGGCCGGCAACCTGATGGCCAACGGCGTCCTGGCCCTGCTCGCTGCAACCCTCAGCAACGAGGCGTTTCTGTCCTGGGGCTGGCGCGTGGCCTTCCTGGCCTCCGCCCTGCTGGTGGTCTTCGGCCTCCTGATCCGGCTCAGGCTCGAGGAAACCCCCGTCTTCAAGGCCATCCAGGCCCACGGAGAGGCGCCCAAGGCCCCCATCAAGGAGGTCTTCACCAAGGAACCCCGCGCCCTGCTGGCAGCCGCCCTGTCGCGCATCTGCCCCGACGTGCTCTACTCCCTCTTCACCGTCTTCGTGGCCCTGTACGCCACGAAGCAGCTCGGGATGACCACCGGCAATGTCCTCGGCGCCATCCTGATCGGCTCCGCCTTCCAGCTCGCCCTGATCCCGGCCGCCGGCGCGCTCACAGACCGCTTCAACCGCCGCCTCGTCTACGGCATCGCCGCCGTCGGC
The nucleotide sequence above comes from Arthrobacter sp. KBS0702. Encoded proteins:
- a CDS encoding LamB/YcsF family protein, coding for MTTIDLNSDVGESYGRWSLGDDTAMFRSVSSANVACGFHAGDPSVIRKTCREAVAAGVMIGAHVGYRDLAGFGRRFLDIDPGELADDVVYQIGALQALAAAEGGRVSYVKPHGGLYNAIVAHTAQARAVVDAVKSVDPNLAILGLPGSEVLRLAEAAGLRAVTEAFADRAYNPDGTLVSRTLPGAVLHDHAEVTEHVLRMAADSAVRTIDGSILKIRAESICVHGDSPGAVAMAAAVREALNAAGIGTAPFI
- a CDS encoding MFS transporter; translation: MSTPNQASPAGSKKKLPPGALKAYIASLTGTSLEYYDFAIYSVASALIFPKIFFPVGDELVGLLLSFSTFAVGYLARPIGGVIFGRLGDKIGRKHVLVVTLMLIGVATVLIGVLPDYSAIGVAAPAILVLLRLAQGIGVGGEWGGAVLLSSEFGDARKRGFWSSAAQIGPPAGNLMANGVLALLAATLSNEAFLSWGWRVAFLASALLVVFGLLIRLRLEETPVFKAIQAHGEAPKAPIKEVFTKEPRALLAAALSRICPDVLYSLFTVFVALYATKQLGMTTGNVLGAILIGSAFQLALIPAAGALTDRFNRRLVYGIAAVGTAVYIPLFFLMIQGKSVLMLTIGVVIGLAFHAFMYGPQAAYITEQFPARLRYAGSSLAYTLAGVIGGAVAPLVFTALYAATGNWVLIAGYLAVSAVVTVVGLAIGRNPQTSEEERLLQEARA